One stretch of Solenopsis invicta isolate M01_SB chromosome 16, UNIL_Sinv_3.0, whole genome shotgun sequence DNA includes these proteins:
- the LOC120359783 gene encoding uncharacterized protein LOC120359783, translating into MKILWPRESHEERVLLLVTDAAAYMLKAARDLQIFYPNIIHLTCLVHGFNRVAEEVRLHFPLVNTIISSVKKIFLKAPLRIEEYRAKLGNIPLPPEPILTRWGTWIEAALFYANNFTSIREVIESFNSEDAKSIISAKNVLQNPQLVKDLCYIETYFKNLPKVMTKLESVGLPLIESTEIATSCIEDLKAIPGPCGQRISEKIQQILNRNPGVKEIFKISDVLKCTPNSEIPETIPSSLWSKYKYAPVTSCDVERSFSAYKLILSEKRHSFTPANLEKYLVTYCHLNYNQ; encoded by the exons ATGAAAATCTTGTGGCCAAGGGAATCCCATGAAGAACGAGTTCTATTACTTGTAACAGATGCAGCTGCATATATGTTAAAAGCTGCAAGGGATCTTCAAATTTTCTATCCAAACATTATACACTTAACATGCTTGGTGCATGGGTTTAATAGAGTGGCTGAAGAAGTTCGCCTTCACTTTCCTCTCGTTAATACTATAATAtcttcagtaaaaaaaatttttttgaaagctCCGCTTCGTATAGAAGAATATCGAGCAAAATTAGGAAATATTCCATTACCACCTGAACCAATTTTAACAAGATGGGGAACTTGGATCGAAGCTGCacttttttatgcaaataattttactagTATTCGAGAG GTTATTGAGTCTTTCAATTCAGAAGATGCTAAGTCGATCATTTCAGCGAAGAATGTACTTCAAAATCCACAGCTTGTCAAAGATTTATGTTATattgaaacatattttaaaaatcttcctAAAGTAATGACAAAACTGGAATCAGTAGGATTACCTTTAATTGAATCGACTGAAATAGCAACGTCGTGTATTGAAGACTTGAAAGCGATTCCAGGTCCTTGTGGACAaagaatttcagaaaaaatacaGCAGATTCTGAATAGAAATCCCGGAGTgaaggaaatatttaaaattagtgACGTATTAAAATGTACGCCTAATTCCGAAATTCCTGAAACGATTCCATCTTCTTTATGGAGCAAATATAAATATGCTCCCGTCACGTCCTGTGACGTTGAAAGATCCTTCTCTGCTTATAAACTAATACTATCAGAGAAAAGGCATAGTTTCACTCCGGCTAATCTCGAAAAATATCTTGTTACTTACTGTCATTTAAATTAC